The window TCCCGCATCGCCGCCGAACCCTGCCAAGAGTGCATGGTTTCTGCTCTGGATTCAGGAGGTTGTCAGCTGGCGTGCGTCGCTGTTCAATGCCGCAGCGGTGCTGTTTGTGCTGTGCTATTTCCTGCCGGACTACGGCAGAAGGTTTGTTTATGAAAGAGCTGTCTGGTTTCCGCATGAGGGCAGGCGGGTCTGGATTTTCATGCTTGCGCTGACGGTTCTGATTGTCGTGCTGACCGTCATTGCCATGTTTTTCAGGGGGGCGAATTGGGAACTCGTGCCTTTCTGTTTCTGATATTTCTGCTGTTTTCATATGATGTATTCGCCTGCGGTCAGTGCCATAAACCGCACTATGCGGGATATGGCGACTGTGCGGTCTGCCACAGGGGTGAGGTGCGCTCGTCCAGAGAGAACGTTGCCCATGCGGGACTCATCACTGGAAAATTCGCCGGATTCTATACGGATAAAAAAGCTGTTTCCGGGGGTGATAAGCTGGCTTATGAATCAGCATGCCGCAGGTGTCACCGCATAGGAGCCGAGGGAGAGAGTGCGGCGGCAGACCTCAACGCCTCAGCGGCGAAGAACACAGGAGAGTATCTTGACGATAAAATCAGGAACGTGAACGAATATATGCCCGACTTCCGGTTCAGCGATGAGGAGCGCAGAAAACTGATCCTCTATCTGCTGAACGAATCCTCCAAAAGCTCAAAAAAAGTTTCCGAACCCTATGTCGCATACATAACCTCATCCGGTAAAGGAGCCTTTGAAAAGTACTGCGGCGGGTGCCACCGCATGCTCACCCGAAAGGGCGGAGGCAGAGGAACCGGAAGCGAAGCCGTGAATCTGTCAGGTGTTACGGGTAAATATTTCAGGTCTCAGGTTCTTTCTGCGAATGAAAAGCTGCGGACGGAGAAGCGTCTGGCGGAATGGATAAGAAACCCCAGAAGCATAAAGAAAAACTCCGTGATGCCCCCTGTCCGTATAGACGAAGCAAATATTTCAAAGGTCATTAAAGAACTGAAAGGCAACTGAACCCGCTCCCACAGTTAGCTGGACAAATAGTTGAATCCATCTATAATGCTCTTCCATAGACAACGGTTTTTTTATTGAATGGGGGCTCCATGTTAAAAAATAAATTCAGTTTTCCGCTGATAATTCTGGCAACGATATATCTTGCCAGCATATCCGCTCCATTAAATCAGTTTAAAGTCCCCCCCATAATGACAGTTATCATGGCGGAACTGGGTGTCGACCTTTCAAAAGCAGGGCTGATGATGTCTGTCTTTGCTCTTGTGGGAATTTTCATATCGCTTCCTTCAGGTTTCATCGTACACAGGCTGGGGCTGAAATCATCCGGCATTCTTGCCGTGGCCTCCCTTTTTATCGGTTCTTTCATAGGGTGGTTCGCTGATAATGCCTTCGGGATGCTTTCCAGCAGAATCATCGAAGGAATAGGCATGTGCCTGATATCTGTTGTTGCTCCCGCTGTTATAGCGGCGTGGTTTGCTCCGGAAAAAAGAGGGATGCCAATGGGCATATGGTCAACATGGGTGGCTCTCGGCAGCATCGTCATGCTTCTGGTGGCTCCGGTGTTGAACGGCTGGCTCGGATGGAAGTCTGTCTGGGGAGCTACGACAATATATACGGCTGTGATCCTCTGCCTTATGATATATCCGTTCCGGATGCCGGAAAGAGATGAGGCTCCTCATTACTATGCCTGCGAAGGTCATTCTCTGGATGTCAGGAGAGTTTATTCCTCTGCGGGGATCTGGCTCCTTGCGGCTGTATTTCTGGTTTTCAACGTAATGGTTCTTGCGGTGTGCTCTTTTACTCCCGTTTATCTGGAATCCTCATTCGGCTATTCCAGAGAGAAGGCATCCGCTGTCACCAGTCTGTTTCTGGTCGCTTCGCTTATATCAGGCCCCGTTACAGGGTTCATAATCCATAGATACAGGGTTTTCAGAGGTGTTCTGCTGACGTGTCTTTTTATTCTGTCGATGACAGTGGTCATTCCGTTCCATGTGGAAGGGACTGCTGTTCCGCTGTGTCTTTTCTGCATAGGTATCGTTGCTGGGATGATTCCTCCTGCGACTTTTTCCGCAGTGCCGGAGGTGATTAAAGATCCGAAATCCATCGGCATAGGCATGTCTGTGGTGGCTTTCGGTCAGTATCTGGGAATGGGCGGCGGCCCTGTGCTTTTCGGTGGAATAGCGGAAAAGTACGGCTGGGAGACGGCTTCATATTCCCTTGTTCCGGTGCTTCTGCTGGGAGTTGCCGCTGCGTATTTTCTGAAGCTTGAAAAAAGAACCTGCTCCTAATCTGAATTGACCAGAAGGCTCAGTTCCAGAATGGTCTTTTTTATATCCTTTTCCTGAATTGAGGCCGGGCAGAGCAGAATATGGCTTGTGTCGGACCTGTCAAAAAAATATCCCGGATAAATATTTGTTATCAGCCCTCTTTTTGAAAAGATGCTCTTGAAGTTCATCTCCGGAAAATCCAGCCAGAAGTGAAAGTTGCAGTTCTTTTCAATCCAGAACCCTTTGGTTTTCAGGTGCTTTTCGCACAGAGAAAGGGTCAGCTCGCTCCTTCTGCGTATGAATGCCTTTATATCCTGCATCATTTCATAGATATCGCCGCTTCTGAAAAGCTCATCGGCGATAAGCTGCATCGTGAAGTTGGGTTTTACTCCGGTCTGAATGAAAACATTGCTCAGGTGCTCGATGATATATCTGTCGGCGACTATCCAGGAAAGCTGAAAATCATAAGGGTGGCATTTCAGCAGACTGCCCAGATAGATTATGTTGTCATTTCTGTCCATGGATTTGAGCGGAGCCAGAGCGGGTCTGTCGTGCCATATGTTTGCGGAATGGTCTATCTCGACCATGGGCACACGGTATTTCTGGATGATATTCATTATCTCCTGCCGCCGCCTTTTGCTCATTACGATACCTGTCGGAGCCTGATCTGTCGGGTCGATGTGGACTATCGGCGTTGTTTTGCATTTGATCAGCTTTTTTTCCAGATCCGATGCGGACATTCCGTGTTTGTCCATCCGGACGGGAACCATGTTGATCCCTATGGAATGGACGTTGGAGATAGTGTTTATTATGTTGGTATTTTCGTGCAGAAAGTTTGAGTTGGCATTCAGCAGGGACTCATAAACATAGTAAAGCCTCTGGATTGTTTCAGATGATATGAGGATATTTTCAATCTCTGTTTTTATTCCCAGTTTTTCCAGATGTTTTTTTACGGATTCTCTGAGTGAGGTCAGTCCGTATTTTGTCAGTTCAGGAGTGTTTCTGCCGGAGTCCATCCGTTCCGATGCCTTGCTCAGGGCATGGACGAGATATTTCTCCATTCTGAAATCGCTGCTGAGGCTGAAGTTCGTCAGTCCGTCGGATTCCCCCCAGTGTCTGTATTCGTATACGCTTGTTTTGTGTCTTGCCTTTTTGGTGTAGTCGTTCCAGTTGACCTTCGCACTTTCCAGATTATAGCTGATGAAATATCCGGATTTAGGATATGAGGTAAGAAGTCCCTCCCGCTGGAGCTGAGAAAATGCTGAGATGAGTGTTGTTTTGCTGACGCCCAGAGACTCCATAAGGGACTCTCTCCCCGGGAGTTTTGTTCCGTTTTTCAGATCGCCTATTTTGATTTTAGCTCTGAAATAGTCCGCAAGCTGCATGT of the Seleniivibrio woodruffii genome contains:
- the extS gene encoding selenite/tellurite reduction operon c-type cytochrome lipoprotein ExtS encodes the protein MGTRAFLFLIFLLFSYDVFACGQCHKPHYAGYGDCAVCHRGEVRSSRENVAHAGLITGKFAGFYTDKKAVSGGDKLAYESACRRCHRIGAEGESAAADLNASAAKNTGEYLDDKIRNVNEYMPDFRFSDEERRKLILYLLNESSKSSKKVSEPYVAYITSSGKGAFEKYCGGCHRMLTRKGGGRGTGSEAVNLSGVTGKYFRSQVLSANEKLRTEKRLAEWIRNPRSIKKNSVMPPVRIDEANISKVIKELKGN
- a CDS encoding CynX/NimT family MFS transporter, translated to MLKNKFSFPLIILATIYLASISAPLNQFKVPPIMTVIMAELGVDLSKAGLMMSVFALVGIFISLPSGFIVHRLGLKSSGILAVASLFIGSFIGWFADNAFGMLSSRIIEGIGMCLISVVAPAVIAAWFAPEKRGMPMGIWSTWVALGSIVMLLVAPVLNGWLGWKSVWGATTIYTAVILCLMIYPFRMPERDEAPHYYACEGHSLDVRRVYSSAGIWLLAAVFLVFNVMVLAVCSFTPVYLESSFGYSREKASAVTSLFLVASLISGPVTGFIIHRYRVFRGVLLTCLFILSMTVVIPFHVEGTAVPLCLFCIGIVAGMIPPATFSAVPEVIKDPKSIGIGMSVVAFGQYLGMGGGPVLFGGIAEKYGWETASYSLVPVLLLGVAAAYFLKLEKRTCS
- a CDS encoding PLP-dependent aminotransferase family protein, with the protein product MLFSWKPDANQTSPMYMQLADYFRAKIKIGDLKNGTKLPGRESLMESLGVSKTTLISAFSQLQREGLLTSYPKSGYFISYNLESAKVNWNDYTKKARHKTSVYEYRHWGESDGLTNFSLSSDFRMEKYLVHALSKASERMDSGRNTPELTKYGLTSLRESVKKHLEKLGIKTEIENILISSETIQRLYYVYESLLNANSNFLHENTNIINTISNVHSIGINMVPVRMDKHGMSASDLEKKLIKCKTTPIVHIDPTDQAPTGIVMSKRRRQEIMNIIQKYRVPMVEIDHSANIWHDRPALAPLKSMDRNDNIIYLGSLLKCHPYDFQLSWIVADRYIIEHLSNVFIQTGVKPNFTMQLIADELFRSGDIYEMMQDIKAFIRRRSELTLSLCEKHLKTKGFWIEKNCNFHFWLDFPEMNFKSIFSKRGLITNIYPGYFFDRSDTSHILLCPASIQEKDIKKTILELSLLVNSD